The Chitinophagaceae bacterium nucleotide sequence TCAGCCAGCAATTCATTTGAATAAATCTTAAAGGACAACTCTTTGAATGTTAGAATCTTTTTTAGCACCACAAGGTAATAACCAATATGACCACCTATAAACCGGATTGTTTTTATTGATTCTAAAACTTCCCCATCAAAACCAATTCCTACTCCATTAATGAATAATGAATTGTTACAGGAAGCCGCATCAATTGGTTTCGGGCTTGCATTTAAAACAAGTTGAAATTGCTCTTCTGTTGAACAATTTCCATAAAGTTTCCATGCGAAATCATTACCGGTTCCTCCTTTAAAAAGAACCAGGGGAAGATTAATACTTGAGTAATGATTAATAAAATAATTGAGAGTTACGTCTCCGCCTATAATCCATACAGAAGTAAACGCTTCGAATGAGGCAGGACAGTTATCTGTAAAAACTGTATGCTCGATCTGTCTGGCAGTTAATAATAAAACAAGTTGGTTGGCCAGTTTTATCGACAGGCCTCTTCCTGCAGATGGATTTACGGCCATGGCAATTTTTTGCATGCAAGTATCGTCTTTGAAAATCTAATATAATCTTTACAAATCAAACAAACATCACGAACAACCCTGGTCCTCGGAATGCATTAAATAAAGTTTTTACTAATCACTTGCCTTTCTTTTAAATAAGTATTGTGCAAGTATAACACAGGTAATTAATATGGCTCTACTGATATAACCTAACCAGTTATAATGTGTAATTTTCCCATCAGCGCTTTTCATAACAACAAGTCCTGCAACAAATGAAGCAAGACTGGTTCCGAATTGCTGTACACTGCTGTTAAAACTCATAAAACTTCCTCTGTGTTTCATGCTCACAACATTACTTACCATAGCCTGTGCCGAAACAGCTCTTCCCGTTGCCAGTGTAAACCAGAATGCAAACAAAACCAGCACAACTGAAAAATGAACCGGAGGAAGGTTTGTAATCATCCACACAAAAAAGAGTGATACTAATACAGAAATAGAAAAAACGGCAGCTTTCCATATCTGTCTGATACTCGGCCCAATATATTAGCGCTGGCAAAAGATGCAATTCCTCCAACCAGGTAAATCATTGGGGTAATGGATTTTGGATAACCATTATTAAACTCCATATAAGGATTGATAAAAGGAATAATCATAAAATGTCCCATCATCATCAATGCCGAAAAAAGTAATGCCAGCCTTTGTGTAGGGCTTTTAATCACTTCCGTAAGCACATCAAATTTTGATCCGCTCTGTTCCTGAATATGACTGCTCATTACAGGTATATATTTCATTACAAGTGGAATAATGGCAATACCAAGAACACCCACTAAAATAAAAGGTGCGTGCCAGCTAATCAGGTTGGCCAGATATAAAGAAAATGGAACTCCTAAAGTTGATGCTACTGCAAAAGCACTCATTATTGCCCCCATTGCTGATCCTCTTCGTTCATAAGGGATAAGATCAGCTACAATTGACAATACCTGTGCCCCTATCAAGCCTCCAAATAAACCAGCCAAAACCCTTGAAGCCAATAACAATTCATACGTTGGCGCAAACCCACAGGCCAATGTTCCTAACAAAAAGCCTCCGTAACCATATAACAATAATCGCTTTCGGTCAAACTGGTTGACAAAAAAAGCAGCTGCAAAACCAGATACTGCAGCAGTTAATGTATAAGCTCCAACAAGAAAAGTAAACTGCCTAGGAGAAATTTGAAAATATGGCATCAGGTAATTCCCCAATGGCATCATGATCATAAAATCAAGAATATGTGTGAAGTTGATTGAGGCAAGAAGTATGATGATGAGGCGTTCATTTTTACTCATAGATGTGAAATGACATTTTAAATACCTCTATAACTATTGGATTGGTTAATTGTTGTAAAAGAATTCTGCCCTGCGCTTAAATTAAAAAAGTATAGAACAAAAAAAGCCCCAACGTAAACGTTAGGGCTTAAATAAATATGGCAGCTACCTACTCTCCCGCTTGCGCAGTACCATCGGCCATGAGGGGCTTAACTTCTCTGTTCGGAATGGGAAGAGGTGAACACCCTCGGAATAACCACCATAAAATCTTAAATAATATAACATATTGGGAAGTTGTAATTGATAGCAGCAATTTAAAAAAAAATTAAAGCTTACGGGTAATTAGTACTACTCGACTTTACTGTTACCAGTTTTACATCTGTAGCCTATCAACGTCATCGTCTTTGACGGCCCTTAAAAGTAAACTCATCTTAAGGAAGGTTTCACGCTTAGATGCTTTCAGCGTTTATCCTGGCCACACGTAGCTACTCTGCATTGCACCTGGCGGCACAACAGATACACCAGCGGTGTGTACGACCCGGTCCTCTCGTACTAAGGTCATGTCCTTTCAATTTACTAACGCCCACCACAGATAGGGACCGAACTGTCTTGCGACGTTCTGAACCCAGTTCACGTGCCACTTTAATCGGCGAACAGCCGAACCCTTGGGACCTTCTCCAGCCCCAGGATGTGACGAACCGACATCGAGGTGCCAAACCTCCCCGTCGATATGAGCTCTTGGGGAGATCAGCCTGTTATCCCCGGAGTACCTTTTATCCTTTGAGCGACGGCCCTTCCATACAGAACCGCCGGATCACTTTAGCCAGCTTTCGCTCCTGCTCGACCTGTATGTCTCACAGTCAAGCACCCTTATACTAATGCGCTCTACGTACGATTACCAACCGTACTGAGGGTACCTTTGCAAGCCTCCGTTACTCTTTAGGAGGCGACCACCCCAGTCAAACTACCCACCATGCACTGTCTCCCGTTGGGGATTAGATTCTAAATCAAAGAAGGTTGGTATTTCAACGACCGCTCCACAACTGCTGGCGCAGCTGCTTCAAAGCGTCCCAACTATTCTACACATCCGTAATTCAAAATCAATGCAAAGTTGTAGTGAAGGTTCACGGGGTCTTTCCGTCCCGTGGCGGGTAACCGGCATCTTCACCGATACTACAATTTCACCGGGCTCATGGAGGAGACAGTGTTCAACTCATTAGACCATTCGTGCAGGTCGGAACTTACCCGACAAGGAATTTCGCTACCTTAGGACCGTTATAGTTACGGCCGCCGTTTACTGGGGCTTCAGTCAGAAGCTTTGGCTTGCGCCGAACATCCTTCCTTAACCTTCCAGCACCGGGCAGGTATCAGGCTCTATACGTCATCTTTCGATTTTGCAGGGCCCTGTGTTTTTTGCTAAACAGTTGGTTGAACCATTTTACTGAGACCATCCGAAGATGGTACGCTTTATCCCGAAGTTACAGCGTCAATTTGCCTAGTTCCTTCTCCATGGCTCACCCGAGCGCCTTAGAATATTCATCTCGTCCACCTGTGTCGGATTACGGTACGGGTTGCTTAAGCCTAGCCTTAGAGGTTTTTCTCGGAGGTCTGATTAGGATCACTATCCACTCGGCCGAAGCTTTGCGGTACTATCACGTTCGACATTCTCTGCGGATTTACCTGCAAAAAATATATCTACACGCTTTAACCTGGTATTCCGTAACCAGGCGGATCTTTCACTACCCCGTCACCCCATCGAAACAAAAGCAAGTGTTGGAATATTAACCAACTTTCCATCAGGTGCGCCTTTCGGCTTTCCCTAAGGACCCGACTAACCCTGATCTGATTAACATTGATCAGGAAACCTTGGACTTTCGGCGAAGTAGTTTTTCACTACTTTTATCGCTACTCATTCCTACATTTTCTTTTGAAATCGCTCCAGCATCCATCACCAGACACCTTCGCAGCAGATTTCAATGCTCCCCTACCAATTGTACAAGTACAATTTTAGAACTTCGGTTCGTAGTTTGATGCCCGATCATTTTCCGTGCAAGACCTCTCGACCAGTGAGCTGTTACGCACTCTTTAAATGAATTGCTGCTTCCAAGCAAACATCCTGGCTGTTATAGAAGTCTCACCTCGTTTGTTCAACTTAACTACGTATTAGGGACCTTAGTTGCTAATCTGGGTTATTTCCCTCTCGGCCACGGACCTTAGCGCCCGCAGCCTCACTCCCGGAGATATGTGTTAGCATTCGGAGTTTGTCAGGGTTTGGTAGGCGGTGAAGCCCCCTAGCCCAATCAGTAGCTCTACCTCTAACACACTTCTTAAATCCGAGGCTGTTCCTAAAAACATTTCGGGGAGAACGAGCTATCTCTCAGTTTGATTGGCCTTTCACCCCTATCCACAGGTCATCCCATAACTTTTCAACGTTAATGAGTTCGGTCCTCCATTCTGTGTTACCAGAACTTCAACCTGCCCATGGATAGATCACAAAGTTTCGCGTCTACCCCACTGACTAAGCGCCCTATTCGGACTCGCTTTCGCTTCGGCTCCGTTACTTAAGAACTTAACCTCGCCAGTGAGGAGTAACTCGTAGGATCATTATGCAAAAGGCACGCCGTCACACCTTGCGATGCTCCGACCGCTTGTAGGCGTACGGTTTCAGGTACTATTTCACTCCCCTGTTTCGGGGTACTTTTCACCTTTCCCTTACGGTACTGGTTCACTATCGGTGTCTGAGGAGTATTTAGCCTTACCGGATGGTGCCGGCAGATTCAGGCAGGATTCCTCCGGTCCCGCCTTACTCAGGATACTGCTCGTCCCTCTCAATTTCTATCTACAGGGCTATCACCTGCTATGGCTCAACTTTCCAGAAGATTCAATTTGATGAGAGTTTCTAAATGCAGTCCTACAACCCCCAAGCGGCACAAGATGTTTCAGTTCAGGAGGTTGGCTTCCCCTTTCGGATAACACACCTTCAGTGTGCTGGGTTGTCCCATTCGGAAATCTTCGGATATAATGCTTGTGTGCAGCTCCCCGAAGCTTATCGCAGCTTACCACGTCCTTCATCGCCTCTCAGTGCCAAGGCATCCGCCATGCGCCCTTATTCGCTTTAAAAGAGTTATTACTAAAATCGCCTTACTAAACAATTACAACTTGTTTTATCCCAATATGTCAAAGAACTTAATCAAATGAACTTTCGTTCATAAGAAAAGCTGATGTTATGATTATGAATCATCAGACCTGAAAGTCAACACCAAATAAAGAACTAATTTTTCGTGGAGGATATCGGAGTCGAACCGATGACCCTCTGCGTGCAAGGCAGATGCTCTAGCCAACTGAGCTAACCCCCGAGGTTATTGTAGACCCGCCCAGATTTGAACTGGGGACCCCTACATTATCAGTGTAGTGCTCTAACCAGGCTGAGCTACGGATCTATCTAAACAATAGCCAATTGGCCTCATCAATCCATAGCAACTGGCCGAATAATACTATATAAGAACTTAAATATTGAAAGTAGGAAAGCAACAGCAGTAAATAAAACGTACTCTAAAAAGGGAGGTATTCCAGCCGCACCTTCCGGTACGGCTACCTTGTTACGACTTAGCCCCAGTCACTAGTTTTACCCTAGGCGGCTCCTTGCGGTTACCGACTTTAGGTACACCCAGCTTCCATGGCTTGACGGGCGGTGTGTGCAAGGTCCGGGAACGTATTCACCGTAGCATTGCTGATCTACGATTACTAGTGATTCCAGCTTCATGGAGTCGAGTTGCAGACTCCAATCTGAACTGAGAGAAGGTTTTTGGGATTAGCTCCTTATCGCTAAGTGGCAGCCCTTTGTCCTCCCCATTGTAGCACGTGTGTAGCCCTGGGCATAAAGGCCATGATGACTTGACATCATCCCCTCCTTCCTCACGCCTTACGGCGGCAGTTTCATTAGAGTTCCCAGCATAACCTGATGGCAACTAATGATAGGGGTTGCGCTCGTTGCGGGACTTAACCCAACACCTCACGGCACGAGCTGACGACAGCCATGCAGCACCTTACAAATTGTGTATTGCTACAAAACAGGCTTTCACCTGCGGTCAAAATGCATTCTAGCCCAGGTAAGGTTCCTCGCGTATCATCGAATTAAACCACATGCTCCACCACTTGTGCGGACCCCCGTCAATTCCTTTGAGTTTCAACCTTGCGGTCGTACTTCCCAGGTGGATTACTTAATGCTTTCGCTCAGACACACACTGTGTATCGCGTATGTCGAGTAATCATCGTTTAGGGCGTGGACTACCAGGGTATCTAATCCTGTTTGATCCCCACGCTTTCGTGCCTCAGTGTCAATGACTCCGTAGTAAGCTGCCTTCGCAATTGGTGTTCTATGTCATATCTAAGCATTTCACCGCTACATGACATATTCCGCTTACCTCCAGAGTATTCAAGACAGATAGTATCAATGGCAGTTTCCGGGTTAAGCCCGGAGATTTCACCACTGACTTAACTGCCCACCTACGCACCCTTTAAACCCAGTGAATCCGGATAACGCTTGCACCCTCCGTATTACCGCGGCTGCTGGCACGGAGTTAGCCGGTGCTTATTCCTCTGGTACCGTCAGGCCCGATAGAAATCGGGGTTTCGTCCCAGAGAAAAGAAGTTTACAATCCAGAGGACCGTCATCCTCCACGCGGCATGGCTGGTTCAGACTTGCGTCCATTGACCAATATTCCTTACTGCTGCCTCCCGTAGGAGTCGGGCCCGTGTCTCAGTGCCCGTGTGGCTGATCATGCTCTCACATCAGCTACTGATCGCAGGCTTGGTGGGCCGTTACCCCGCCAACTACCTAATCAGACGCACGCCCATCTCTTACCGCCGGAGCTTTAATATTAAAGTGATGCCACTTCAATATATTATGGAGTATTAATCCACCTTTCGGTGGGCTATCTTCCAGAAAGAGGGAGGTTGCGTACGTGTTCCGCACCCGTTTGCCGGTCGCCAGCATCTGTATTGCTACAAACCTGCTGCCCCACGACTTGCATGTATTAAGCCTGCCGCTAGCGTTCATCCTGAGCCAGGATCAAACTCTCCATTGTAAATGTTGTTTGACCTGACTATTAATTCTCAAGAATTAACAGTTCAAAAATCGAATTATATTACGCTTAAAATTTACCCGTTCTAATTAATTAAAACGTTGCTGTTGCTTCCAATCTTTCAAAGAACTTTTTTACTTTTTGTGTACCCATTTTTTGAATGGGAGTGCAAAGGTAAGAGGTTTTTTTATTCCACCAACTTTTTCTTTATTTATTTTCAACTTTTTTTTATTGAGAATCAATTAAGAAGAAGCTTTTTTGGAGGAATATTTTTATCAACCTTTTGAAGAACTTCCGCCTGTTTTTCAAAGCGGGTTGCAAAGATAAGGGCAGTGTAAAGTACTAACCAAACTTTTCAAATCTTTTTTACCCTCATTTACCAAACGCTTTACTGCAAAGGGTTTCAGCAGAAAAATATTTTCAGCATTTATAAAAACAATTCATTGGGATAGGCAACCTGTACTAAAAACAAAGCTTTTGCAGGTGCTGAGAAATCTGCAGTGGATTGATTCTGCTGACTAATTAACTCTTGAAAGTCGATGAATGTCATGTTTCCACGGGCTACCCGAATCATTGTTCCCACCAAACCACGAACCATTCCACGCAAAAAGCGATTGGCTTTTACCTGGTATACCAAACAGCCATTCTCCTCAACCCACCTGCTTTCGATAATACTGCATTGAAATGTTTTAACCTGTGTGTTTCTCTTTGAAAAGGCAGTAAAATCAGTATAATGCCTTATATGTGCTGCACATTCATTCAGCAGCTCTTTTTAAAGTGTAAAAGGAATATGCCAGGCCCTGTCATCTAAAAAAGGGTTTTTAGAATTGAAGATATAATACTTGTATTCTCTTGAAACAGCATGAAAGCGGCAATGTGCATCCTCTTTTACTTTCCTGATTGATTTAATGACGATTGGCTTTGGCAAGATAGCATTCAGGTTATATAAAGCCATTTCAGGGAAATCATCACTCCAATCAAAATGAAAATAATTCTGTAAGGCATGTACACCTGCATCTGTGCGTGATGAACCAGTTAAAGAAACTGGGTTACGAAAGAAAACTTCAAATGCTTTTTCTACTTCTGATTGTATAGTAATTGCATTCTTTTGTACCTGAAAGCCACTGAATCCTTCTCCCTTATAAAAAACCTCAAGAAAATACCTTGGCATAAATTATTGATTAGGGAGCAGTGCAGAGAAGCGTTTTTTATAATACTCATCCTGGATTGTTTCGCCAAGATTCTTAAAGTTGGAGAAATCGGTAATGTAAAGCATCGCTGCATCATAAAACCTGTAACGGCCTTCATCATTCAAAAATAAGACAGCCAGATTTTTAACCTGTGCAGTTGAAAAGCATTTTGTACGGAACATTTTCTTAGCCACATTGATCATTGATTCATCTTTAGATTCACTGGCCATTTTCTTTCTCAGCTTCATGAAATCATCTTCAGATGCAATTGAAGTACAGTTACTGTTAGGAAGTGATTTGGGTTCAGTCTTCTGCAACGGAATTACTTCGGGCTTAATTTCTTCTTTTTTTATTTCTGGAGCAGCAGGGGGAGTTTCCTTCTTTTCTTCAACTTTTATCTCGGGTTGAACAGGAACTTCTGTCTTTTGCTCTTTTACAACCTCTATTGTATCCTTTTTCACTTCAATACTTGCCGGTGGCTGCTGAACAGGTTCAATACCAGCTGTGTCTATAGCAATAAATAACCTTACAGTATCTTTTACACCGTCTGTATTAACAACTTCATATACAAAATCACTTCCTTCACGGCTATCAAATTTTCTCACCTGCAGAACAGAAGACTTTTCCGGGGCAACCCATGCAGGTTCTGTATCGGGTACTTCAACTACCGGAACAGGCTGTTGAACAACCTGCGTTTTTATTGTGTCCTTTACCTGAGGAACTATTGCAACAGTTTCGGTAACTACTACACGTTTTGGAGTGTCAACAATTACTTTTTCTTCTTTCCGTACAGTAACGTTTTTTACAGTTGTATCCTGTGTTACTTTTGAAAGCATATTGGCAAAAGGATCATCTGTAACCGGCTGGCTTGTTGTAACCGCAGGATTGCTTGTCTTAATTTCTGAAGTTACACCGGCATATACAATTGCAGAGCTTTGCAGATCATATAAGCCCCACCCCTTTTCAGCAAAATTCTTAATCAGGTAGCCTTTGTCAGTATTCTCAAGCAGACATTGAAACTTCTGTTCGGGCTGATCAGATTTTGGAAAACCAACGGAAAACTCAACAGCTCCGTCCTTTAATTTTGAGAGAATAAGATACCCTGAAGCAGATGAACTGTAAATACGGTTATTATACTTTATGTAAAAAGGTTGCTGGTTATCTGTTTGCAGGTAGATATAATGGCTCAACTGACTAAAGCCAAATGAACCAAAGCCGAAACACAGGAAAGCTATCAAACAAAATCTTCTTATAATAGAATACCTCATAGAAACAAAGCTAATTTTTTTTGTTCATCCGTTTCACAAACCATGCGTCAATTTCTATTTTTTTAACTCTCTCTCCTTTTATCTTTACCGCTCAAAATCAAAAAAATGAAAAAACAATTTGCAGCAGGTTTGATAATGACGTTTCTCAGCCTTGCATCAGTTGCACAGCCTGCCGTACAAACAGATACAGCATGGAAAAAGCAGTACAGGTCAACCCCGGAAAAAGTACATGCCCTTGTACATACCAAATTAGAAGCCAGTTTCGATATTCCCAAAGCCTATATGTTTGGGAAAGTATGGCTTACATTAAAGCCGCAATTTTATCCCAGTAGTACATTGATCTTGTATGCAAAAGGCATGGATATCAAAGAAGTTGCTCTTGTAAAAGGAAGTTCAAAAAGCAAACTGAAGTTTGAATATGATGGAATGCTGCTAAAAATTGAACTGGATAAGACTTATAAAGGAGGCGAAGCATATACGATCTACATTGACTATACAGCTAAACCGAATGAATTGAAGGTTGAAGGAAGTGCCGCCATTACAGATGCCAAAGGTTTGTATTTCATTAACCCAACCGGAGCGGATAAAGACAAACCAACTCAGATTTGGACACAGGGTGAAACTGAAGCAACCAGCGTATGGTGCCCGATCATTGACAAAACCAGTCAAAAAACAACACAGGAAATGTACATCACCGTTCCTGCAAAATGGGTTACTCTCAGCAATGGAAAACTAATGAGCCAGAAACCTGCCGGCAATGGATTGAGAACTGATTACTGGAAAATGGATCTCCCGCACTCACCTTACCTGTTTTTTATGGGAGCAGGTGAATTTGCCGTTGTAAAGGATAGCTGGAAAGGCAAAGAAGTAAATTATTATGTAGACAAGGAATATGAATCAGTAGCCAAAAAAATATTTGGAAACACTCCTGAAATGATGAGTTATTTTTCAAAAATCACGGGTGTTGATTACCCTTGGGTGAAATACAGCCAGATTGTTGGCCGTGACTATGTTAGCGGAGCAATGGAAAACACCACCGCAACCCTTCACCAGGAAAGTGCTCAGCAGGATGCAAGAGAATTAGTTGATGGCAACGGCTGGGAAGGAACCATCGCTCATGAATTATTTCATCAGTGGTTTGGTGATTATGTAACAACTGAAAGCTGGAGCAACCTCACACTCAATGAATCGTTTGCCAATTACAGTGAGTTACTCTGGGATGAATACAAATACAGTAAGGACAAAGCAGGAGCTACACAATACAGCGCCATGCAGGGTTATCTCGGCAGCAACAGCGAGAAAAAAGATCTTGTTCGTTTTTATTACCACGACAAAGAAGATATGTTTGATGCGGTGAGCTATAATAAGGGCGGATGTATCTTACACATGCTCCGCAATTTTGTTGGTGACAGTGCTTTCTTTAAATCACTGAACCTTTATTTAACCACCAATAAATTTAAAACAGCAGAAGCGCATCAGTTACGTTTGGCTTTTGAAGAAATTACCGGCAAAGACCTCAACTGGTTCTTTAATCAATGGTATTTCGGAAGCGGACATCCAACACTTGATATTAACTACAGTTATGATGATGCAACTCAACAGGTAAAAGTTGTTGTAAAGCAAACACAAAAAGATAAACTTTTTAAACTCCCTGTTGCCATTGATGTTTACAACGGCAGCAACAAAACACGTCACCAGGTTTGGGTAGAAAACGCAGTAGATTCATTCATGTTTGCATCTGCAACAAATCCTGATCTTATCAATTTTGATGGAGATAAAGTTTTACTCTGTACAAAAAAAGAAAATAAAACAATTGATAACTATCTGCATCAGTACAAATACGCCGGCTTATACCTCGACAGAAGAGAAGCGATTGATTTTATTTCGAAAAACAGGAAGATTCAAAAGCAGTTGAGTTTATGAAACTTGCCATCAATGATAAATACAGCGGTTTACGCAATTTTGCCATTGGCAAATTAGATATGAAGAAAGATGCCATTGTAAATGCTGTTGAAACATCTTTAACAGAAATAGCTAAGAAAGATGCCAGCCGTATTGTACGCAGCAAAGCAGTGGAAACTTTAGGTAATTTAAAAAAGCCTGCTTATAAATCACTTTTTCAGTCATTGCTGAGCGATTCATCTTATACACTCAGTGCAGCTGCGTTACTTGCATTGGAAAAAATTGATGCCCCTGCTGCATTAACAGAAGCAAAACTTTTATCAAAGCAGAAAATGAAAGGAGCTTTGATGGAAGCCGTTGCAACCACATTAATCAAAAGTGGCGACGAATCTGCATTTGATGAAATCGCATCAGCTTATGGTAAAATGGGCTTATCACAGGCGAAGTTTAACTTAACTGCTGTGTTTGCCAATTTCCTCGGCACGATTAAGAATACTGATAAAAGTAAAACGTGGTGTGGATGAAATTGTAAAATTCAGAGATGGTATTCCTGAACAGTTTGGACTTGGGCCAGTAATGGATAATTTCTTAAAAACAATTATCGGCAAAAAAGAAACAGCTAAGAAGACAGGAGAAAATGTAAGTGACTTACAGGAACAGATTGATTATATTAAAACGAAGATTAAAAACTAAATCAGTTTTAAACTTTCAGATAAACAAAGCCACTCATATTAGAGTGGCTTTGTTTATTATATATTTCTTTGCGAAAAGATTACCAACTACCACCGGCACCGCCACCGCCAAAACTTCCGCCACCAAAACCTCCAAAGCCACCGCCACCACTACTTCCGCCGCCGCCCCAACCGCCGCTGCTTCCGCCTCCACCCCCAAACCAAATAGGAGGAACACTGTTACTCCAGCCTCTTCTGCTCATCATTCCACCGCCACCACGATTAATCCTTGAAATAATAATCATAATAATGATGAACATAATAATAGCACCTAATACACTTCCTCCGCCCTTTCCTTTTCTGCCTCTATCACTGTAACCTGCAGGTGCTTTGTATTCACCTGCTGCAGCTCTCATTAAATCATCTGTGCCTTCATCCAGGCCACGGTAAATATCATTCGCTTTGAAATTGGGGATGATGTCGTTTTCAATAATTGTTTTTGCCGTAATATCAGGAATTGCACCTTCGAGACCATAACCGGTAGCAATCCATACTTTACGCTGATTTCTTTCCTTATCAATCAGTATAACCAGGATTAATCCATTATTGAATTCCTTTCCGCCCACACCCCACTTACGGCCAAGTGCAGTAGCAAAATCACCAATATCATAATCGCCAATATCGCCAATAGTAATAACTACAAATTGATTGGAAGTGCTGTCATCATACGCTACCAGCTTTCTCTCCAGTGCTTCTTCCTGCGATGCTGTCAGCACATCAATGAAATCATTCACCAGTTTTGGCGGATTGGGAGTTGCAGGGATATACTTCTCCACCCCCTGTGCTGATGCAAACAGGGTTAAGAGAAGAAAAGAAAAAGAGAGTATGGTTTTTTGAAAAAGTTTCATCGTGTTATCTACCAAAAACAATATCATCGGGTAATTCGTTCCTGTCTTCGTTTTCGTATGGAAAATTTGAAACAAGTGCATCTCCAATTTCTGTTACAATCTGCACAATCCCA carries:
- a CDS encoding DUF4476 domain-containing protein, giving the protein MIAFLCFGFGSFGFSQLSHYIYLQTDNQQPFYIKYNNRIYSSSASGYLILSKLKDGAVEFSVGFPKSDQPEQKFQCLLENTDKGYLIKNFAEKGWGLYDLQSSAIVYAGVTSEIKTSNPAVTTSQPVTDDPFANMLSKVTQDTTVKNVTVRKEEKVIVDTPKRVVVTETVAIVPQVKDTIKTQVVQQPVPVVEVPDTEPAWVAPEKSSVLQVRKFDSREGSDFVYEVVNTDGVKDTVRLFIAIDTAGIEPVQQPPASIEVKKDTIEVVKEQKTEVPVQPEIKVEEKKETPPAAPEIKKEEIKPEVIPLQKTEPKSLPNSNCTSIASEDDFMKLRKKMASESKDESMINVAKKMFRTKCFSTAQVKNLAVLFLNDEGRYRFYDAAMLYITDFSNFKNLGETIQDEYYKKRFSALLPNQ
- a CDS encoding HEAT repeat domain-containing protein, with amino-acid sequence MKLAINDKYSGLRNFAIGKLDMKKDAIVNAVETSLTEIAKKDASRIVRSKAVETLGNLKKPAYKSLFQSLLSDSSYTLSAAALLALEKIDAPAALTEAKLLSKQKMKGALMEAVATTLIKSGDESAFDEIASAYGKMGLSQAKFNLTAVFANFLGTIKNTDKSKTWCG
- a CDS encoding MFS transporter, whose translation is MSKNERLIIILLASINFTHILDFMIMMPLGNYLMPYFQISPRQFTFLVGAYTLTAAVSGFAAAFFVNQFDRKRLLLYGYGGFLLGTLACGFAPTYELLLASRVLAGLFGGLIGAQVLSIVADLIPYERRGSAMGAIMSAFAVASTLGVPFSLYLANLISWHAPFILVGVLGIAIIPLVMKYIPVMSSHIQEQSGSKFDVLTEVIKSPTQRLALLFSALMMMGHFMIIPFINPYMEFNNGYPKSITPMIYLVGGIASFASANILGRVSDRYGKLPFFLFLY
- a CDS encoding TPM domain-containing protein; amino-acid sequence: MKLFQKTILSFSFLLLTLFASAQGVEKYIPATPNPPKLVNDFIDVLTASQEEALERKLVAYDDSTSNQFVVITIGDIGDYDIGDFATALGRKWGVGGKEFNNGLILVILIDKERNQRKVWIATGYGLEGAIPDITAKTIIENDIIPNFKANDIYRGLDEGTDDLMRAAAGEYKAPAGYSDRGRKGKGGGSVLGAIIMFIIIMIIISRINRGGGGMMSRRGWSNSVPPIWFGGGGGSSGGWGGGGSSGGGGFGGFGGGSFGGGGAGGSW
- a CDS encoding M1 family metallopeptidase, encoding MKKQFAAGLIMTFLSLASVAQPAVQTDTAWKKQYRSTPEKVHALVHTKLEASFDIPKAYMFGKVWLTLKPQFYPSSTLILYAKGMDIKEVALVKGSSKSKLKFEYDGMLLKIELDKTYKGGEAYTIYIDYTAKPNELKVEGSAAITDAKGLYFINPTGADKDKPTQIWTQGETEATSVWCPIIDKTSQKTTQEMYITVPAKWVTLSNGKLMSQKPAGNGLRTDYWKMDLPHSPYLFFMGAGEFAVVKDSWKGKEVNYYVDKEYESVAKKIFGNTPEMMSYFSKITGVDYPWVKYSQIVGRDYVSGAMENTTATLHQESAQQDARELVDGNGWEGTIAHELFHQWFGDYVTTESWSNLTLNESFANYSELLWDEYKYSKDKAGATQYSAMQGYLGSNSEKKDLVRFYYHDKEDMFDAVSYNKGGCILHMLRNFVGDSAFFKSLNLYLTTNKFKTAEAHQLRLAFEEITGKDLNWFFNQWYFGSGHPTLDINYSYDDATQQVKVVVKQTQKDKLFKLPVAIDVYNGSNKTRHQVWVENAVDSFMFASATNPDLINFDGDKVLLCTKKENKTIDNYLHQYKYAGLYLDRREAIDFISKNRKIQKQLSL